The following nucleotide sequence is from Triticum dicoccoides isolate Atlit2015 ecotype Zavitan chromosome 7B, WEW_v2.0, whole genome shotgun sequence.
CTCCAAAGCTTACGCATAAATTGAGCTTTTCACAGCATAAGAAGCGCTCAAATACAAGGCTTAGATCAGTGTCCTCAAATTCTGTCCTTCCCTTCACTTTCagcatggcatcaaagtacacatacCCACTATAGAGCACAGCACGGGTAGGACCTACCAGTACCAAATATGGATCCTGCATACAACACAATTGGTTAAGTTGACACCCAAAATGGCATAGACTATAATCTTGTTCAGATTTGTTCTAAACTAGCAAATGGAAGACTATGATATAGAAAGTAAGATCGATTGTCATGCATTCTAATATGTGATGTGGTCTCCATGGTGATTCATTATATGGCATCTACagcctccctccgttccataatgtaagacattttttaacactacactagtgttaaaaaaaggcttacattatgggatggagggagtagaaattaaTATTCATTTAATCCTCATAGTTAACcatttagagcatctacagccgggtgcCCCAAACCcacctcaaacgcccgggctgaccggcacctcagggtccctcatatccagcccaaatatggggcggatgccCAGGCGCGTCTGCCACGTCAGATCCGGCCCACGCTGGCCCACCcaaccccacatatattcgtcccGATCCCCTCCtgaaccaaaccctagccactctacTCCACACCCCTCCACTCCACTCTGCCACCCAAGCTCTCGTCCGGCGATCTCCGGCCTTCTCCGCCATGCCGGGCAGCGGATCTGACTCCGACCAGTGTGGATCCGTTGACTAGGGTGTCGTCCCATGCGGGTTGGAGGCAATGGCCGTCCGCATTGCACTCCGCCGCTCCCGGGAGGACAGCGCCCGGCCAATGGCAGGATCTGTCTGGCGCGACTCCATAGCATCGGTGCATCGGGCACTCGGATCCTTCGGGGCTGGATCATCGCGGTCACGGGAGCCTTCAAATCTCCCCTTCCATATCACCGGTCCGGCGGAGTGCGAGTCCCACCGGGACTGGTGTGCCCGCCAtgggaaggagaggatgagggcaGACAAGGCCCGCCTCGCTACCGGCATGGCGGCGGCAGAGGCGGCTGATACAGCGGCACGGGCGGCCGCAGAAGAACGAGCACGCCTCGCCCGAGAGCAGAATCGAGTGGTCCGTGCCATGGCCGGACTGCCACCCAAGGAGAGGGTGGACAGCGACGGGTCGGACAGCTTCGGCAACGAGCAGATCCGGCTAAATCCGTACTGCGTCTTCGACTGGTACTTCCGCGAGAAGGACGGCAATGGCGCGTAGCCGGGAAGGGCAAGGGCAGCCGTGGATGATCTTCTCCGCCATAGCCGaacatgccaaattttggtagtCCAATGGCATGTTGTGACGTAGTAGTCGGACAATGTGTGTAATGCATCGTTTacgtagttgcatgagtttgtatggatttgaggtATGCTAATTGAGGTGTCCGATTGTGAGAAGGGAAATTTGAGGCTTGACCGGTTAGTGTCCACAAACACGCCCGGGCGCGTCCTCGGGCGTTTGAGGGGTCGGTTTTGCCAAGTCCGCATGTAGATGCTCTTACGTTGAACTTCTATATGACCAGCACTTTTACATAATTGCCTCAGGTTTGTTCGGTTCACAACAGATTGAGTTGTCTATATTGTTCTGGACTAAGCAGTACAAATGGAAATTTTACACTTGAAAAGCATGGTATTTGCCAAAAAGCAATAAAGTTGGATAGTCACATGTCAAGTACTATAATACAATATACTCCATCtggaaagaaatataagagcatttagataactaaaatagtgatctGAACGCTCTTATATTTCCTTACAGAGGGGGTACCCTCTAACAGCTCATTAACAAAGGCACCTGATTCAATTAAACCGGTCAGAGTTGCCTCAATGGGCATAACAACAACATGATCTCTATGTATGGGGTAAAAAAGAAGATAGGTAGGTGCGCAAAGGATAATTAACAGAAAACATTGCACTATGCTCAGCAGCAAGGACGAAACAAAAGAACCTGTTGAGTGAGGGTTTGGCAGTTGTCCCTCGTGCGGTTGAAGATAACATTGCGACTGTAATCCAGCTTGTCGCGCACAGCGACCATACCAAACACATCCAGAGGCCACTGCAAATCCCCATCTATTCCCGCTACCTTGACGGTAAAGATCTGCGCAGTAAGCCTGTGGTCGGTGTCATCAGGCATTGGGTTGTCGGTGAAACACATGGGAGGGATAAGCGCTGCAGACAAGTCAATTTAGTTAAAGATTACAGACAATCCTAGTGAAACATATGCACGAATCGACAGAATTGTTGCACAGTTCTGATCCTAATTAAATCtgtgtatgtatgtatggatgtaTCTACTATGCATGGAGGAAAATGACTGAATCGCACTTACTGTTGCGCTCGAAGTCGAAGCCCTCGAAGTCCTCCCATTTTGCCAGTTTCATTTCCAATTCCTGGCGGCCAAGGTCATAATCCAGCTGCCACCTGTCCTTGCTGGGGTCGGTGGGTTCCTCCGGCGATGGTGGCGCCCGGGCTTGCTCCGCCACGTATCTCCGCGCGGCCGCGAGCTCCTCCTCCTTCATGCTGTTCCTCCACTCCGTATCTTCCTGCAGCAGCGCCGCCCGCCTCTCCTCGGTGAGCTCCTCCGGCACGACCGGCGGCGCGCCGGGGTTCGCCTTGTTCAGCCTCGCCACCGCATGCTTCAGCCTCACCTCGTCGAACATCTGGTCGAACGAATCCATCAGCCACGGCACCACCTTCGCCGTCTTGGTCGCCCCCGCCGCCTTCTTCCGCCCCGGCTCCTCCGCCTCGGCCTCGGATCCTCGCTTCGTCGCCGCCGTGTCCAGGCCCTTCTCCATCACAGCTGCTTGCCAGGATCGATCGGAGAGAGAGATGGTGCGGAGATGAATCGATTGGAGAGAGAGGGTGCGGAGATGAAACCCTAGATCTAGCCAGTGAACGGGTTGCGTGCGTTTCGAGTCGAGTCGAATTCGATCTGGGCCAGAATTTGGTCGAAAGTTAGGCTGTGCCCTTTTTGCAGAGACAACCTTGCACGTTGTACAGATTAACCTGCACCGCACAACACACACCCATAAAAAATATCTATGTACAACATGTTCATTTTTCTGGCCCAAACACGGATGgttcgtatatttttttaaccaAATGTTTGATTTAAGATCCGTTTTTGGCTCAACTCGCGGTGGGGCGTTGGGGGCAAGAGATCAAGGAGATGCTCAAATCGCTGGTGGAATTCAATGTGTCTTTGCTCCGTCGCTCTAGGAATGTTGCCACTCATAAATTTACAAAGGACGCGTCTAGGGAGCAGCCGGGTGCTCCCTAGCGTTTCCTGGCAGCCACCCATATATAGCAATTTTCTGTCCCCCCTCACCAGGATAGAAAAGTACCTGGCCCCCCGCTACCGATTCCAGCAGCCACCCATCGAAGCGAGCAAATCACCTggtccccccttcgcccgatccctccCCCACCCCTGCGGGTCTTTGCCTTTCTCCAGCCCCATCTTCTTCTCTCCCAAGCAAAAAAGGACAGCACGCCCCTTCTCCTCACCACTTCCAGATCCAAAAAAAAAAGCTTCAGAGGCCTCCAATGGCGGCTCCATTGATGTTTCTTCTCTAGGCGCCTTGTTCCTGATTGCCTGGCAAAAAGGCAAAAAAGCAAGGCAAAAAGGTTAGATTTAGCTCATCTTCCAGATCCCCCTCCTCTTTCCCCACGAATTTTAAAAGGCTTCAGTTATGCAAAACATTGTGTAAGAAAGATGTGATGTTAAGCATGTTTAGTCTGCTGTTTTAGGCAAGTTTTAGCCCCTAATTTGGGCAAAATTCAGTCTGATGTTAAGCATGATATTTCTTCCCAGTTTTCAACATCTATTTACAAATCTATTGCGTATGAGCACATTTATAAAATCTGTAGGCAAGTGCTGATAGTAAATGctggggacaaaaatattaggaaaatataatgccttaagcaagaaaaACAACTGAGCAAAAACAGTACTTATTAAGAGGATGAGAAACAACTGATCATGATCTATTTCTGACGTGTTCCGGTTCTATTGATTGCTTATAACAGTGCAAAAAAGACATTATGTTTGGGCAAAACCAGTGCTATGATGAGGCAACTAAGTATATGTATGCACAAAACTTTGAAAACTTATGCCATGGCAAAACATGAACACTGTTGAAATTTATAAGACAATGAAATACTGACATCACTATGGAAAAGAAGGGGAAAACAAGGCTTTCCCTTTGCATTATATGATTAAGCAAAAAAGCATAATGATGTCAAACTCTTGAAGAAAACTAGAGAAAGATTCCTCTTGGTCATTTGTTTCCATTATTCCTTGGTTTCTATAGTGAAAAACACTAGAAGAAAATAAATGTAactaaaattgcaactaaaaaaCAAGAGATAGTTGCGTATTACAATTTACCTTTGTTGTATCATATTCTTCACCATGATCCAAGAAAAGCTGGAAAGTTGCCAGGATACAGTGGCAAAATTATTAGTATTTCATCCTGCAAAAGGAGGAAAAAGCCAACAAAGAAAATCCATATACCAGTAACTATCTCAGTTCAAAACATACTGAGCATATTCAAAAACACACAAACTTGCTGCTGTAAATAGATGAAACCTAAAAATGTCAACTTAAGTTCTTTCTAACACACAAACATAGGTACTGAAAAGCAGAAGTAGTCTGAATATAAAAGAGCAATCATGCCCATAATTCTAACTTAAGTTTTTCCTAACACTAAACATGCTCTAATCTCTCTGATTTGGGAGtgaaatccattctgaagacacttCAAAAGTAGCACTTCTATGGCAGTATGCTTGCTTCCCCAAAAATCAACTGTTACATGcgtttaagaaaaaacaaaataagaaaatatattatgaaaacacaaaaaacaaatagcttatgttatgtttatatgtacaAACATGATTCATTAATACAAAAAAAAACATACATATCCTGAAATATAATATATTGCCTGACATATATAGTTTGACTTGCCTGATAGTGCAATTTGAATTGCCTGGTTATGTTCAATTGCTATCTTATGAATCTAGTGTGCTTGCGTTGCTGTGTTGTTTGCTTGCCTGAGTTTAGTGTGGTACTAGCTTGCCTCAACAACATAAAAATTGATTTGATTTTTCTGGTTCAAAAAATGCACAGGTTGAACATGATTGAGCTATTTTTGTGTGCTTGGGGTAGGTGTGCTATTGGCTTGCCTGTATTTACTGTGCTACTTGCTTCCATCCCTCTGCTGACTTGCTTTACTTTTTCCCATATTCTCAATAAATAAACACAGGTTGGCGATGATTGACCTAAATGAGGAACCAGCTGAAAATAATGATGATCCTTTGTACTGTACACAACATGCTACTGGAAATGCAGAACTTGTGGCGGAATCACCTAATCCCCCTATCATACAAAGAGTGGATGGTGCTGCTACAGAAGCAATGGAGAGAGATCGGCAATCAAGTCATGGGGGCGTGCTCCGGGCAGTACACAAGTACCTACAGCTGTAGCAGCTGGGAGTGATGCTCATACCCTTGATGGCACAGGTGCTGCAGGTGATACCGGTGGCACTGTTGGTAATGGTTTGGGTGCTGAAAATGATGATGAAGCTTGGTCACAGCCCAAGGAGCCTTACGTGGGTATGAGGTTCGACATTTTGGAAGATGCCAAGGTGCATTACAATGCATATTCCTTGCAGATGGGGTTTTCAATCAAAATGAATAGTTCAAGGAAGGATATGAAAACTGGGGAGTTGATAAAACAACAGTTTGTTTGCAACAAGTTTCGAAAGCCTGGTGTTGATGACGGAGGGGCAGAAAAGATTCCCATGCTAGATGACATTGTTGAACAAGCAAAAGATGATAATGAAGATGAGGCTATTGTCTTTCTTGATGATGATAGTAAGGGCAAAAAGAGCAGCAAGAAACGAAAAAGAGATAAAATTGTACAAACTGGTTGCAAAGCTAAGATGATTGTGAAGGTAATAGATGGCAGATGGGAGGTGATCTACTTTGTTAGCGAGCACAATCATCTGTTGATTGACAAACCATGTTTGACTAAGTATTTGCGATCACACCAAGGGATACCGCCAGAAGAAAGGGCCTTCCTTACTCACCTTCATAACTGCAATTTGACTACAGGTTTTGAACCACACCCACCTCCCCCCTATCTTCCAACTTTAAGAACTTGGACATGCCTACTGGTTGTGTGTTTCTTAGCCCATCAACAAGTTACTTGATTTTGCTTGAACACATGTCACTAATTTGCTTCAAACATATGCCTTAGTTGCTTTATAGTGACACTAAATTGCTTATAACAGTACAAAAAGAGATAAAATGCCTAATTTGTTTCTGGATGCTGGACTTGCCTAATATTTACATATTTCTTGCTCAATGCAAAAGTTCCTACTTGCCTACTTTTTTTATAAAATAAATTTGGTGTTGAACCTAAACTTGCTCACTAAAGCATAGTTACCCCCCTGGTTTGTTTTGTGTATTTTGCTCATGTGTTGCCTGAGGCGTATGGTTGTAGTTGCTTGTATAGCTTCATGAATTGCCCAAGCTTTGCATTTGAGTTGCCTTGCTGAAAACAAAAAAAGAAGCTATTTTTGGCGCTGTTTTTGTGCGGATAAAGGATTGACCACCATTGTGACTTTCATGTCAACAGGTCGTATGATGCACATCATGTCAGATTTCTATGGGACAGAACTCATTGTACCTTATAGCACAAAACACATTACAAACCTCAAGACGCTCTTGAACAAGGATGATACAAAAGAAGGGGATATGATAGAGACAGTTGCTTACTTTAAAGATCAGCAGAGAGAGGATCCAGATTTTTTTTACAAGATAAAATATGATGAGGAAGACAGGGTTGAGAATATTTTCTGGGTCGATGGTGCAACAAGGAAGGCGTACGTGGAATCTTATCATGATTGTATCTCCTTTGACACAACATATATGACTAACATGTACAACATGCCCTTTGCACCATTCATTGGGATTAACAGGCATGGGCAGTCATTCATGTTGGGATGTGGCTTTGTTAGGCAAGAGTTGGCGTCAAGCTTTGATTGGCTATTCGAAACCTTCCTTGAGGCAATGCATAATGTAGTGCCCACCAACATCATAACCGACCAAGACATCGCAATGGCACAGTCAATTAAAAAGATCTTTCCTATAAGTGTGCACCGCTGTTGCCGCTGGCATATTATGAAAAAGGCACAAGAAAAGCTTGGAGCATTGCTGGGGCGAAACCCTGGCTTATCCAAAGATTTCAACACCTGTGTTGACTTTAGCTTGACGCCGGAAGAATTTTGAGGCAGGGTGGAGTGAGCTGATGATGAAGTATGAGGCTATGACTGACTCTCACTTCGAGAATCTGTACAAGTACAGAGAGACATGGTACCCTGCTACTTCAAGCACCAATTCTTCCCTTTCTTGCAGTCAACTCaacgcagcgaggggttcaatgctgtccTTAAGcgatatgtgaacccacacaagTCCATTTTGAACTTTGTGAAGCAATATCAGAAAATCCAAACACACATACTAGTCCGGGAGGGTTCAAAAGACTACAGGACAGCACATTTACAGACTGAAATGTGGTCGTCTTACCCAATAGAGAAGCAGGCGTACAGATCGTATACTAGGGACTTGTACGAGAAGTTTCGTGATGAGTTTCAGTTGACTACAAGGTACAATGTGCGACCACATGGTGAAAACTTGTATGAGGTTTACCCCAATCAAGAGTGGGTTGCCAAATATGGTTCTAGGGGCTATTTTGTCACGGTCGAAGCTAGTGCTGGAGACTACAGGTGTGACTGCTGCAAGATTGAGAGGGACGGCATGCTTTGCTGCCATATCTTGAAAGTTTTCAACCAACTTGGTGTTGATGAAATCCCAACGCAGTACATACTTAGAAGATGGACCCCTATGGCAATCCCcaacgcaccccctgctgtcgaaGACCAACCTGATGAGATGCCACCACAGTCGAAGAAGGAACTCAGGCATGCAAATTTGATGATGGATTTTGGTAGTCTTGCAAGGGTTGCCAGTGCATCAGATGCTGCAACGGATATTGTAAAAAAAACATATGCGTGGTGCGCGTCATGAAATCAAAAATCTCAACATGTCAAAGAAGAAGAAAACGGCAGCACCAACAAGTGGGCCCTCTGGTGGTTCTGCGCCACCATCAGCTGGTGGTTCTGCGCCACAACTGAGTAACTCTCAGGCAATTGGTGGCCCTGCGGTGCGTCCTGAAGGGTCTGCAGTGCGTCCTGGATCTAGACAACAGCAACATACTTCTGCGCCACCGCCGAGTAACACTCAGGCAACTAGTGACCCGGCGGTGCGTCCTGGCGAACTTGCACAAACCTCTTCTGGACCTAGGCAGCAGCGATCTAGTTCTGCACCGCAGAGAAAAAAGGCACCAAAACTAGCTGGCAACTCTATGAGTGAGGATGGACACCAACAAACAGCGTTCAGGGCTGTAGTGATGCACAGTGGGACTGTACCACTACCCAGGAGCCCTCCCGCACAAAGCTGCTGGCCTGTACAACAACTGTCGGGATATGTGCCACTAAACAGTGGAGCAGCACCGCACATTTCAAGGGGCTCAACAATGACAAGTCATGTGCAAGCTCTAAGAGGAGCTGCGCCACAACTTTTGATGCATACGACACTAGCAAGAGGTCCTGCACGACCTCCTATGGGTCCTAGACCAGCAATTTGGCCTGCACCACAAACTATGATGGCTATACAACCATCGCGGGGTCCTGCCGCGGCAAACACAACCTATGTGGCTATTCCTGGACTGGCGCCATCGCCTGCATCATCAGCAACAGTTGATGGCAGGTATGGACAGCACCCGGGTTCTTCAACTACAcaagaagaaaatgccaatgcaattCCATCTCCTATTATGCAAGCTCCTGGTGGACATGCGCACCAGCCGCTCAGTACGGCATCTCTACATGCAGCTGTTGCTGCAGCACAAGGTACTACGATGGTTGAACCACAGTTTGGAAGACCTAGTACCACACTTGGCCCTATAATTCCTAGAGACCCtccaaaatcaacaacaaaagggaGGGCAAAGTCAAAAAGAATTCAATCAGTACTTGAGCTGCATCCGAAGAGAAAGAACAAGTGCAGCTATTGTGGTTCTGTTAACCACAATGGTGGAAGCTGCCCAACCAGATTGGTGTAATGGTCAAACAGTGACCAGATGGCTGAAAAAGATGTGTCGAATGGAATTGACAAATTAAACTATTTGTGGGTCTGTATGTTTGAACATCCTAAACTATTATTTTCTGGTTTACAGTTTCTTGTGGCTAACTTGCCTCACACTAGAGTTTGAGTCGCCTGGTTATAAGTTTTGAGTTGCCTGTTGTGTGCTTTGAATTGCCCCACAGACACCCTTGATCTCCCCCATAATGGTCGGAAAACTTACATACATAAGATTCTGTAGTGCTAAAAATGCAaacaattccctgcttatgtaatggTCATATTATTTGTCTTTTATGTGTTATTCTGAATAACTTGCCTTGCGGTAAAGCTTAAATTGCCTGTTTATGCAATTGAGTTGCCTGCTCCAAGTTCTTATGCAAGCAACTCCCCTCCCCCTCGGCACTCCAAAGAGTTTAGAAAGGAGCAAAGAAAACAAGACATGCATTTACATGGGATGTAGTGTGCGTGAGGGGAGAAAAAACTGACATACGCTAACTTGAGTATGCTTTTCCATGGAGCCTTGTTATTGGCGTTATCAACCCACGCATTAGTCAACTGTTTCCTTATGCTTGGAATATCCTCAGCTGTGAATTTTGGAACAACCCTTGCCTCCCATCCATTTGCTAGCGTCAGAGCAAAAACACCACAGTCGAACCTaaacaaaaattgaaaaaaaaaactttTCTAGT
It contains:
- the LOC119337202 gene encoding uncharacterized protein LOC119337202, which encodes MEKGLDTAATKRGSEAEAEEPGRKKAAGATKTAKVVPWLMDSFDQMFDEVRLKHAVARLNKANPGAPPVVPEELTEERRAALLQEDTEWRNSMKEEELAAARRYVAEQARAPPSPEEPTDPSKDRWQLDYDLGRQELEMKLAKWEDFEGFDFERNTLIPPMCFTDNPMPDDTDHRLTAQIFTVKVAGIDGDLQWPLDVFGMVAVRDKLDYSRNVIFNRTRDNCQTLTQQDPYLVLVGPTRAVLYSGYVYFDAMLKVKGRTEFEDTDLSLVFERFLCCEKLNLCVSFGECMLRSCVSSSLYTSKLSTLELTCGLVVSSVEATIAAQIVKGSWPEGSRGQLTACIGSVGDMNVMLLDSREEKLPVIAADGTIQLSRRVVSVERFGQLIVRGVVNRGGGDHDKVLAEGKASFAPLDAGRSRGTLDLNGMCKLEITVAWSLILKYPPVGGLPPTS